Within the Fundidesulfovibrio putealis DSM 16056 genome, the region TCCATGAGGACGACGTCCGGGTCCATCCGGCCCGCCAGGTTAACGGCCATATGTCCGTCGGAAGCCTCGCCGACGACCTCGTAGCCGGGATTTGCCAGTAGCAGAGCCTTCAGCCCCTTCCTGACTATCTCCATGTCTTCGGCCAGAACCAGCCGACATTTCCTCATCACTTGCCTCGCCCCATAAATGCACTCTCCGTACCAATGACGGTAGCAAAGGCGTACGCTGTGTCAAGAGGCAAGAGAAAAAAAGAACAAAACTCCAGTTACTTGGATTACGCAGCTAATAATTTATACGTGTCGCGAAACTATTTGTCCGCACATGCACTCCCGAACGTTGCAGACGTCGGCCCCTCAGGCTTTGACGCCCTTCCCCTCTGGATCATCCTGATCAGAGCAATGTGACGCATTGGAAAATGTCGCTTGCATCGACCACGCACTCGGCTATCTTCTCATCAAACTCTGTTTGTCTATCACGACAAGCAACATGGAGGAAAACATGGCGGTAAAACGCGTACTGATGCTTGTTGGAGACTTCGTCGAAGATTACGAAGTGATGGTCCCCTTCCAGATGCTCCTGATGGTCGGACACGAAGTTCATGCCGTGTGTCCGGGCAAGAAGGCCGGTGACACCGTGAAGACGGCGATTCACGACTTCGAGGGCGACCAGACCTACACCGAGAAGCCAGGCCACAACTTCCTCATCAACTACGACTTCGAGAGCGTCGATCCCGGCAAGTACGACGGCCTGGTCATTCCCGGAGGGCGCGCCCCGGAGTACCTCAGGCTGAACCCGAAGGTTCTGGACATCGTGCGCCACTTTGCC harbors:
- a CDS encoding DJ-1/PfpI family protein, translated to MAVKRVLMLVGDFVEDYEVMVPFQMLLMVGHEVHAVCPGKKAGDTVKTAIHDFEGDQTYTEKPGHNFLINYDFESVDPGKYDGLVIPGGRAPEYLRLNPKVLDIVRHFAEASKPIAAVCHGPQLLVAAGVLKDKGCTAYPAVRPEIELAGGNWLNINETFSNAHVDGNLVTAPAWPAHPEWMSKFLSLLGSRIEP